A single Triticum dicoccoides isolate Atlit2015 ecotype Zavitan chromosome 2A, WEW_v2.0, whole genome shotgun sequence DNA region contains:
- the LOC119352676 gene encoding uncharacterized protein LOC119352676, translated as MSVLADMLAEIFREPTLAGVARELATLAAPLWLAALVGLLIGWAWRPRWAAAVVDVAGHQQQPVPAAAAAQQAPAPQTTVADHLAVVPRAKAASLAPVEEEELAVSTPDLMHLRRVVEEKDGGPAWTHMMDRTLPTFRYQAWKREPQNGPPQYRSSTIFEDASPDVVRDFFWDDDFRISNTWDDMLLEHETLEECTKTGTMVVRWVRKFPFFCSDREYVIGRRIWASGKTYYCVTKSVPRPSVPRSSKPRRVDLYYSSWCIRPVESRNGDGAMTACEVLLFHHEDMGIPWSIAKLGVQQGMWGCVKRIEPGLRAYQTARAAGEPISKCAAMAHANTKFVADELTASENNTEAGSTSNNAQAEKPKHWTGNLPKVFVIGSVVALACTFDKGLLTKALVFGTARRFAGPGRR; from the exons ATGTCGGTGCTGGCGGACATGCTGGCGGAGATCTTCCGGGAGCCCACGCTGGCCGGGGTGGCGCGGGAGCTGGCCACCCTCGCCGCGCCGCTCTGGCTCGCCGCCCTCGTGGGCCTGCTCATCGGCTGGGCCTGGCGCCCGCGCTGGGCCGCCGCAGTCGTCGACGTCGCCGGGCACCAACAGCAGCcggtgccggcggcagcggcggcgcagcAGGCCCCTGCCCCGCAGACCACTGTTGCCGACCACTTGGCCGTCGTACCTAG AGCTAAGGCGGCCTCGCTGGCGCCGGTGGAGGAGGAAGAATTGGCGGTCAGCACCCCGGACCTGATGCACCTCCGCAGGGTAGTCGAGGAGAAGGACGGCGGCCCCGCCTGGACGCACATGATGGACCGCACGCTCCCGACATTCCGATACCAGGCCTGGAAAAGAGAACCCCAG AACGGCCCGCCGCAGTACCGCAGTAGCACTATCTTCGAAGACGCGTCGCCGGATGTTGTCAGGGATTTCTTCTGGGATGATGACTTCCGGATCAGCAACACCTGGGACGATATGCTTCTTGAGCACGAGACGCTGGAGGAGTGCACAAAGACCGGAACGATGGTTGTCCGCTGGGTCAGGAAG TTTCCATTCTTCTGCAGCGACAGGGAGTATGTTATCGGTCGCAGGATATGGGCATCTGGAAAGACCTACTACTGCGTTACCAAG AGTGTACCTCGTCCCTCTGTTCCAAGGAGCAGCAAACCTCGCCGCGTGGACCTGTACTACTCTAGCTGGTGCATCCGTCCAG TTGAATCAAGAAATGGTGATGGTGCGATGACGGCATGCGAGGTGCTCCTGTTTCATCACGAAGACATGGGTATCCCATGGAGCATCGCGAAGCTCGGCGTGCAGCAGGGTATGTGGGGCTGCGTCAAACGGATAGAGCCTGGCCTGCGGGCATACCAGACCGCGAGGGCCGCCGGGGAGCCCATCTCGAAATGCGCTGCGATGGCACACGCCAACACAAAGTTTGTCGCCGACGAGCTCACCGCTTCAGAAAACAACACCGAGGCCGGTTCGACCAGCAACAACGCCCAAGCCGAGAAGCCAAAGCACTGGACGGGCAACCTACCCAAAGTCTTCGTGATAGGCAGCGTGGTCGCCCTAGCTTGCACCTTCGACAAGGGGCTACTGACCAAAGCCCTCGTATTCGGAACGGCGAGAAGGTTTGCAGGACCAGGAAGAAGATAG